One genomic region from Planktothrix tepida PCC 9214 encodes:
- a CDS encoding RidA family protein, with protein sequence MLEYITLPNQVLPPVAPYSHAVRAGDFLFVTGQLAENPETGEVIKGTIEQQTQQVMENLKLVLNHAKTSLNRVVMARIFVTDFRHYETVNTIYASYFEAERLPCRTTVGVMGLAGLGDVEIDLIVYCGD encoded by the coding sequence ATGTTGGAGTATATTACCCTGCCCAATCAAGTTTTACCTCCCGTTGCTCCCTATTCCCATGCGGTGCGTGCTGGGGATTTTTTGTTTGTCACTGGACAACTCGCTGAAAATCCAGAAACTGGGGAAGTGATTAAGGGAACCATTGAACAACAAACTCAGCAAGTGATGGAAAACTTAAAATTAGTGCTAAATCATGCAAAAACCAGCTTAAATCGAGTTGTTATGGCTCGAATTTTTGTTACGGATTTTCGACATTATGAAACGGTTAATACCATCTATGCCTCTTATTTTGAAGCGGAACGTTTACCTTGTCGAACGACAGTTGGTGTCATGGGACTAGCCGGTTTAGGAGATGTTGAGATCGATTTAATTGTGTATTGTGGAGACTGA